One window of Flavobacteriales bacterium genomic DNA carries:
- a CDS encoding bifunctional UDP-3-O-[3-hydroxymyristoyl] N-acetylglucosamine deacetylase/3-hydroxyacyl-ACP dehydratase yields the protein MKGNQNTIKKPVSISGAGLHTGKEVTLTFNPAKENHGIVFRRTDLEEKPLVHPSCRFVVDTHRGTTIEEKGVQVLTVEHVLAAIAGLEIDNLLIDINSEEPPICDGSAKEFLEALESVGIEDQEAPRDFYEITENIRYTDEKNGVEIIGMPADDFSITVMIDFDSLILRNQFAHMEQIDEFKSGFSRARTFSFLHELNMLLDAGRIKGGDLNNAIIYIDEQISEKDLKRLRKVFGRDDINVSQAGILNNLELEHPNEAARHKLLDVLGDLTLIGKPIKGRIIATRPGHTANTEFAKLLAAEIRMQDKKAPVVDFSAEPLYDVNKVMATLPHRPPFLLVDKIVELTDEYVIGVKNVTMNEPFFVGHFPGEPVMPGVLQIEAMAQVGGILVLNTVPDPENYTTYFMKIDQAKFKKKIVPGDTLVFKLKLITPIRRGIAHMFGRGYVGDAIAIEAEMMAQIVKNRN from the coding sequence ATGAAGGGGAATCAAAATACCATCAAAAAGCCGGTGTCGATCTCAGGAGCGGGGTTACACACGGGCAAAGAAGTTACATTGACCTTTAATCCGGCCAAGGAGAATCACGGCATCGTCTTCCGTAGAACGGATCTCGAAGAAAAGCCATTGGTTCACCCAAGCTGCCGTTTCGTGGTTGATACCCATCGCGGAACCACCATTGAGGAAAAAGGCGTTCAGGTATTAACGGTCGAACATGTGTTGGCAGCCATTGCCGGACTTGAGATTGATAACCTATTGATCGACATTAACTCCGAAGAGCCGCCTATTTGCGACGGTAGCGCCAAGGAGTTTTTGGAAGCATTGGAATCGGTCGGAATCGAAGATCAAGAAGCTCCTCGCGACTTCTACGAGATCACTGAAAATATTCGGTATACGGATGAAAAGAATGGGGTCGAGATCATTGGAATGCCAGCAGACGACTTTTCCATTACCGTAATGATTGACTTCGATAGCTTGATTCTGCGCAATCAGTTCGCGCATATGGAGCAGATCGATGAGTTCAAGTCCGGATTCAGTAGAGCGCGTACCTTTAGTTTCTTGCACGAGCTCAACATGCTACTCGACGCGGGGCGAATCAAAGGCGGTGACCTCAATAACGCGATCATTTATATTGACGAACAGATCTCCGAAAAAGATCTTAAACGACTGCGAAAGGTCTTTGGACGCGATGACATCAACGTGAGTCAGGCCGGAATCCTGAATAACCTGGAACTCGAGCACCCAAATGAGGCTGCCCGTCATAAATTATTGGACGTCTTGGGTGATTTGACCTTGATAGGAAAGCCCATCAAAGGCCGTATTATCGCCACTCGACCCGGGCATACCGCCAATACTGAATTCGCGAAACTCTTGGCTGCAGAGATCCGAATGCAAGACAAGAAAGCTCCGGTAGTTGATTTCTCTGCCGAGCCGTTGTACGATGTGAACAAGGTCATGGCGACCCTACCTCACCGTCCGCCTTTTTTGTTGGTCGATAAGATCGTTGAACTTACTGATGAATACGTGATCGGGGTCAAGAACGTGACTATGAACGAACCTTTCTTTGTAGGGCACTTTCCCGGAGAACCCGTGATGCCCGGGGTGTTGCAAATCGAAGCCATGGCTCAAGTAGGAGGGATTCTCGTACTGAATACCGTGCCCGACCCAGAAAATTACACCACGTATTTCATGAAGATCGACCAGGCTAAATTCAAGAAAAAGATCGTTCCAGGCGACACTCTCGTTTTTAAACTCAAACTCATCACCCCCATTCGTAGAGGGATCGCCCATATGTTTGGAAGGGGCTATGTCGGCGACGCTATTGCGATCGAAGCCGAAATGATGGCCCAGATCGTTAAGAACCGAAACTAA
- the lpxD gene encoding UDP-3-O-(3-hydroxymyristoyl)glucosamine N-acyltransferase, whose protein sequence is MEFTAQQIAEVLEGETVGNANAVVDRFAKIEEGTERSLTFLANPKYTQYIYDTLSSVVIVNRNFEPEREVQATMIKVDDAYQSFARLLNWYDSQRKVKVGVESGAFIDDSAEIGEGVYIASDTYIAGNAKIGDGAKIYPHCYIGEGVTIGKETTLYAGVRIEYDCIIGDHCRLHGGVTIGGDGFGFAPNGEDSYDKVAQIGNVVIEDHVEIGANTTIDRATIGSTVIQKGVKLDNLIQIAHNCVIGENTVIAGQCGFAGSVKVGKNCMIGGQVGVAGHLTIGDNVKVAAQSGISSSVPDGQIIMGSPAFNLKDFRKSYIHFRKLAELVDRVEALENEQKKKS, encoded by the coding sequence ATGGAATTTACGGCGCAACAAATAGCCGAAGTGCTTGAGGGTGAAACGGTAGGCAATGCGAATGCAGTGGTCGATCGCTTTGCTAAAATCGAAGAAGGAACCGAAAGGTCCCTCACTTTTCTGGCGAATCCCAAGTACACTCAGTATATCTACGACACTTTGTCTTCCGTGGTCATCGTAAACCGCAATTTTGAACCCGAACGGGAGGTTCAGGCTACGATGATCAAGGTAGACGATGCTTATCAAAGTTTTGCGCGCCTTTTGAATTGGTACGACAGCCAACGAAAGGTGAAGGTCGGAGTTGAATCAGGAGCTTTTATCGACGATTCGGCCGAGATCGGTGAAGGTGTGTATATCGCTTCTGACACCTACATTGCGGGCAATGCCAAGATCGGTGACGGAGCCAAGATCTATCCCCATTGCTACATTGGAGAAGGCGTTACGATAGGTAAAGAAACCACCCTTTACGCCGGAGTGCGAATCGAGTACGATTGCATCATCGGAGACCACTGCCGTTTGCACGGAGGAGTGACCATTGGTGGAGACGGATTTGGATTTGCTCCGAACGGAGAAGACTCGTATGACAAAGTTGCCCAGATCGGGAACGTGGTCATCGAGGATCATGTCGAGATCGGAGCAAATACGACCATAGATCGTGCTACCATTGGGTCGACGGTGATCCAAAAAGGTGTTAAACTCGACAACCTGATCCAAATCGCTCACAATTGTGTGATCGGTGAAAATACGGTGATCGCCGGGCAGTGTGGTTTTGCCGGATCCGTGAAAGTGGGTAAGAACTGTATGATCGGCGGGCAAGTAGGCGTAGCCGGGCACTTGACCATCGGCGATAATGTGAAGGTGGCGGCACAGTCGGGAATATCGAGTAGTGTGCCAGATGGACAGATCATCATGGGTTCGCCTGCATTCAATTTGAAGGATTTCCGTAAATCTTATATTCACTTCAGAAAACTAGCGGAATTGGTCGATCGGGTCGAAGCACTCGAGAACGAGCAAAAGAAAAAATCATGA
- a CDS encoding HD domain-containing protein — protein sequence MPQPRVNKKKILNDPIYGFITIPNELTFDLIEHPYFQRLRRITQLGLTYLVYPGAYHTRFHHALGAMHLMQQAVSVLRSKGCDISDREEEAVYIGILLHDVGHGPFSHALETCIVPGVQHERISLAIMERLNEIFPGKLNLAMEIFKDEYPKKFLHQLISGQLDMDRLDYLRRDSFYSGVSEGQVGTERLLKMLNVANDQLVLDAKAVYSVEKFLVARRLMYWQVYLHKTVLVAEYILMNILRRGKNLTRQGHNLFATEVFKVFLTSDIGPEEFYKDFDLLEQFTDLDDMDIMASIKEWKSHEDPILARLSAALIDRRLFRIELSSTPFPDRVIQHFKAEVCEKYNIRPIEADYMVYVDSITNNLYDPKKDSIKLLYRDGSLKDVTEASDHLQWGSLQGQVTKHHLIYPKSCRPYSESPN from the coding sequence TGAGCATCCTTACTTCCAAAGATTGAGAAGGATCACTCAACTGGGCCTGACCTACCTCGTCTACCCCGGAGCTTACCATACTCGATTCCACCACGCTTTAGGCGCTATGCACCTGATGCAACAGGCCGTGAGCGTGCTACGGTCTAAAGGTTGCGATATTTCGGATAGGGAAGAAGAGGCCGTTTACATTGGGATTTTATTACACGATGTCGGGCATGGGCCTTTTTCTCACGCTCTCGAAACTTGTATTGTCCCGGGAGTCCAGCACGAGCGAATCAGTTTGGCCATCATGGAAAGATTGAACGAGATCTTTCCTGGAAAACTCAACTTGGCCATGGAAATTTTTAAGGATGAGTATCCGAAAAAGTTTCTTCATCAGCTGATTTCGGGTCAACTCGATATGGATCGTCTCGATTATTTGCGGCGCGATAGTTTTTATAGCGGGGTATCGGAAGGGCAGGTAGGTACCGAGCGCCTTCTGAAGATGTTGAACGTTGCCAACGACCAATTGGTGCTCGATGCCAAAGCGGTATACAGTGTGGAGAAGTTTCTCGTGGCCCGTCGATTGATGTATTGGCAGGTCTATCTACATAAAACCGTTCTCGTGGCCGAGTATATTCTCATGAATATTCTTCGTCGAGGCAAGAATCTCACCCGACAGGGGCACAACTTATTTGCCACGGAGGTATTTAAGGTGTTCTTGACATCTGATATCGGACCAGAGGAATTCTATAAAGACTTTGATCTGCTGGAGCAGTTCACGGATTTGGACGATATGGACATCATGGCGAGCATCAAGGAATGGAAGTCACATGAAGACCCAATTTTAGCTCGACTTTCGGCGGCGTTGATCGATCGCAGGTTGTTCAGAATCGAACTTTCCTCGACTCCGTTCCCGGATCGCGTGATTCAACACTTTAAAGCGGAAGTTTGCGAGAAGTATAACATCCGGCCGATCGAGGCCGATTATATGGTTTATGTAGACTCGATCACCAATAATTTATACGATCCTAAAAAGGATTCCATAAAACTACTTTATCGCGATGGAAGTCTGAAAGACGTTACCGAGGCATCGGATCATCTTCAATGGGGCTCGCTTCAGGGGCAGGTTACCAAGCACCATTTGATATATCCGAAGTCATGTCGACCGTATTCCGAATCGCCGAACTAA